One window of the Niallia circulans genome contains the following:
- the lepB gene encoding signal peptidase I has translation MALICALLFVFICRNFIFAPVKVIGQSMQPTYENQDRVIVSKVGQIKHFDTIVFHSPIEKEDYIKRVIGLPDDTIEIYDDTLYINGEKYDEPYLQEKKKHLLPNQRLTENLKVTVPKGHLFVLGDNRQNSMDSRQLGCISEDAVVGKAVFRFYPVMENY, from the coding sequence ATTGCACTTATTTGCGCATTACTATTTGTGTTTATTTGCCGTAACTTTATTTTTGCCCCTGTTAAGGTAATAGGACAATCCATGCAGCCAACATATGAAAATCAAGATAGAGTGATTGTCTCTAAAGTTGGCCAAATCAAGCATTTTGATACCATCGTCTTTCATTCACCAATAGAAAAAGAAGATTATATAAAAAGAGTAATCGGCTTACCTGATGATACGATTGAAATTTATGATGATACACTTTATATTAATGGCGAAAAATATGACGAACCATATCTTCAAGAGAAAAAGAAGCATTTACTTCCTAATCAGAGATTGACGGAAAATCTTAAAGTTACAGTACCTAAGGGGCATCTATTTGTATTAGGGGATAATAGGCAAAATAGTATGGATAGTAGACAGCTTGGTTGTATATCAGAGGATGCTGTTGTCGGGAAAGCTGTTTTTCGATTTTATCCTGTTATGGAAAATTATTAA